The proteins below come from a single Triticum aestivum cultivar Chinese Spring chromosome 5D, IWGSC CS RefSeq v2.1, whole genome shotgun sequence genomic window:
- the LOC123121277 gene encoding receptor-like protein kinase HSL1: protein MAALHRLLLLLLPLVGLLVLHPLPIVASDDSSYLLAAKAVLSDPAGALSIWEAGSSHSLCAWPHVLCAGKSTAVAGLYLGKLSLAGGFPASFCSLRSLQHLDLSQNDLVGPLPACLAALPALLNLTLAGNGFSGEVPPAYGYGFRSLVVLNLVQNSISGEFPWFLANISTLQELLLAYNAFTPSPLREKLGDLADLRELFLANCSLSGEIPSSIANLGNLVNLDLSMNALSGEIPRSIANLSSLVQMELYKNQLSGRIPEGLGGLKQLQFLDISMNRLTGEIPEDIFAAPSLESVHIYQNNLTGRLPASLGAATRLADLRMFGNQIEGPFPPEFGKHCPLGFLDMSDNRMSGPIPATLCASGKLTQLMLLDNQFEGAIPAELGQCRTLTRVRLQNNRLSGSVPPEFWALPLVQMLELRSNALSGTVDPAIGGAKNLFDLLIQGNQFTGVLPAELGNLSLLRRLLASDNNFSGPVPPSLVELSELSQLDLSNNSLSGEIPREIGQLKQLTVLNLSHNHLAGMIPPELGEIHRMNSLDLSENELSGEVPVQLQNLVLSAFNLSYNKLSGPLPLFFSATATYQQSFLGNPGLCHGICAGNDDPGAIPAARVHLIVSLLAASAIVLLMGLAWFTYKYRSYKKRAAEISAEKSSWDLTSFHKVEFSEMDIVNSLDENNVIGKGAAGRVYKVVVGPSSEAIAVKKLWASDVESKKKRNDTFEAEVATLSNVRHKNIVKLFCCVTNGTCRLLVYEYMPNGSLGDLLHSAKAGILDWPTRYKITVHAAEGLSYLHHDCVPPIVHRDVKSNNILLDAEFGAKVADFGVAKTIENGPATMSVIAGSCGYIAPEYAYTLHVTEKSDVYSFGVVILELVTGKKPMAPEIGEKHLVVWVCDNVDQHGAESVLDHRLVGQFHDEMCKVLNIGLLCVNTVPSKRPPMRAVVKMLQEVAGESKPKAKKEVAPAL from the exons ATGGCCGCgctccaccgcctccttctcctcctccttcccctcgtcGGTCTCCTAGTTCTACACCCACTCCCAATCGTCGCCTCCGACGACTCCAGTTACCTCCTCGCCGCCAAGGCTGTGCTCTCTGACCCCGCCGGCGCCCTCTCCATCTGGGAGGCCGGGTCCAGCCATTCCCTCTGCGCGTGGCCGCACGTGCTGTGCGCCGGGAAATCCACCGCCGTCGCCGGGCTCTACCtcggcaagctctccctcgccggcggCTTCCCGGCCTCGTTTTGCTCTTTGAGGTCCCTGCAGCACCTCGACCTCTCCCAGAACGACCTGGTGGGCCCTCTgcccgcctgcctcgccgccctcCCGGCACTCTTGAACCTCACCCTCGCTGGGAACGGCttctccggcgaggtcccgccggCTTACGGCTACGGCTTCCGGTCGCTCGTCGTGCTCAACCTGGTCCAGAACTCCATCTCCGGCGAGTTCCCCTGGTTCCTGGCCAACATCAGCACCCTCCAGGAGCTCCTGCTAGCCTACAACGCCTTCACACCGTCGCCGTTGCGGGAGAAGCTCGGCGACCTCGCCGACCTCCGCGAGCTGTTTCTCGCCAACTGCTCCCTGAGCGGTGAAATCCCTTCTTCCATCGCAAACCTCGGGAATCTCGTCAATCTGGACCTCTCGATGAACGCCCTCTCCGGCGAGATACCCAGAAGCATTGCGAATTTGAGTTCTCTGGTCCAGATGGAGCTCTACAAGAACCAGCTCTCCGGGAGGATACCGGAGGGGCTGGGGGGTCTCAAGCAGCTCCAGTTCTTGGACATCTCCATGAACCGGCTAACCGGCGAGATACCGGAGGACATTTTCGCCGCGCCAAGCCTGGAGAGCGTGCACATTTACCAGAACAACCTGACGGGGCGCTTGCCGGCGTCGCTGGGGGCGGCGACCCGTCTTGCCGATCTAAGGATGTTCGGCAACCAGATCGAGGGGCCGTTCCCGCCGGAGTTCGGGAAGCATTGTCCTCTCGGGTTCCTGGACATGTCGGACAACCGTATGTCGGGACCAATCCCGGCGACGCTGTGCGCTTCAGGGAAGCTGACGCAGCTCATGCTGCTGGACAACCAGTTCGAGGGCGCCATTCCGGCGGAATTGGGGCAATGCCGGACGCTGACGAGGGTCCGGCTGCAGAACAACCGCCTCTCTGGCTCCGTGCCGCCGGAATTCTGGGCACTGCCCCTTGTCCAGATGCTCGAGCTTCGTTCCAACGCTCTGTCCGGCACGGTCGATCCTGCCATTGGCGGTGCCAAGAACCTGTTCGACCTGCTCATACAGGGCAACCAGTTCACCGGCGTTCTGCCagccgagctggggaatttgtcCTTGCTGCGAAGGCTTCTTGCATCAGACAACAACTTCTCCGGTCCGGTGCCGCCGTCGCTCGTCGAGCTTTCTGAGCTTTCCCAGCTCGACCTGAGCAACAATTCCCTCTCCGGGGAGATCCCACGGGAGATTGGACAGCTGAAGCAGCTGACAGTGCTGAACCTTTCGCACAACCACCTCGCCGGGATGATCCCTCCAGAGCTTGGGGAAATCCACCGGATGAACTCGCTGGATTTGTCGGAGAACGAGCTCTCCGGCGAGGTGCCCGTGCAACTGCAGAACCTCGTGCTCTCTGCTTTCAACCTGTCGTATAACAAGCTCAGTGGACCTCTGCCTCTGTTCTTCAGTGCCACTGCCACGTACCAGCAGAGCTTCTTGGGTAATCCCGGCCTGTGCCATGGGATATGCGCAGGCAACGACGACCCCGGTGCCATCCCGGCCGCCAGAGTCCACCTGATCGTCTCCCTCCTCGCCGCATCCGCGATCGTCCTGCTCATGGGTTTAGCATGGTTCACCTACAAGTACAGAAGCTACAAGAAGCGTGCCGCTGAGATCAGTGCTGAGAAGTCAAGTTGGGACCTCACGTCCTTCCACAAGGTGGAGTTCAGTGAGATGGACATAGTGAACAGCCTCGACGAGAACAATGTGATCGGCAAGGGTGCGGCAGGGAGAGTATACAAGGTGGTAGTTGGACCCAGCAGTGAGGCCATTGCTGTCAAGAAGCTCTGGGCAAGCGATGTCGAAAGCAAGAAGAAGAGGAACGATACTTTTGAGGCTGAGGTGGCCACATTGAGCAATGTCAGGCACAAGAACATCGTCAAGCTCTTCTGCTGCGTGACCAACGGCACCTGCCGGTTGCTCGTCTACGAGTACATGCCGAATGGCAGCCTGGGGGACCTGCTCCACAGTGCCAAAGCCGGCATCTTGGATTGGCCAACGAGGTATAAGATCACAGTCCACGCCGCCGAGGGCCTCTCCTACTTGCACCATGACTGCGTGCCCCCGATCGTCCACCGGGACGTGAAGTCGAACAACATTTTGCTCGATGCTGAGTTCGGCGCAAAGGTTGCGGACTTTGGTGTTGCAAAGACCATTGAGAATGGGCCGGCCACCATGTCGGTCATCGCTGGCTCCTGTGGTTACATTGCTCCTG AGTATGCCTACACCCTCCATGTTACCGAGAAGAGCGACGTGTATAGCTTCGGCGTGGTCATTCTGGAGCTCGTCACCGGCAAGAAGCCCATGGCGCCAGAGA